TGCTGTTTCGATTCATAACAATCTAATTCCCCACCCCAATCTAATTCCCGATCCCTATTTTCGAGTGGCAGGTAACAATTATGATACGTCAAATCAAATTCATGCAGAAAACTGACGCAAAAAAtcgtatgaaatttttttacaacaccAATGAGCGccccatttgaaaaaaaaaacattatacACAATCAGGCAACATAACGTCCCTAAAAATACATTGATAATTGTGATTATTATCCAAAAGGATAGAGGTCAGATACCATTCGAGGAAAAATGGCCATCGATGCGACCAATAATCCTGAAGCTCCTGAAGCAGGAGCCAGTAACTCAGGCAGAATGGCAGGACTTATTTTACTCCGTCCACTTGGTCTGCATGTGGGACGAAAAAGGAGCCCTGAAGATGAAGGACGCCCTGAGGGAGGACATAATGGACTTTATCCAACAAGCCCAGCAGCGAGTGCTAGCCCATCAGGAGGAGCAAGCCCTGTTAAAAGCCTACATCGCCGAatggaggaaatttttcactcaatgTAACTACCTGCCAACACCCTTTCGTCAGCTGGAGTCATCTCTAGCCGGAAAAACATCATCCAGCATTCAGAAGAGGAGTCAGGCGGAGGAGAGTATCGTTAAGAAGCTTATGTTAGATAGTTGGAATCAGAGTATATTCAATGACATTAAGAAACGCTTGCAAGACTCAGCAATGAGGCTAGTGAGGGCTGAGAGAAATGGAGAGGCCTTTGATTCACAACTGGTCATTGGTGTCAGGGAATCGTACGTCAATCTCTCAGCAAACGTTGGCGACAAACTCCAGATCTACAGGGAGAACTTCGAGGCAGCTTATATCGAATCAACCGAGCAATTTTACTGCGTCAAAGCTCCTGAACAACTGCAGGCTTATGGGGTAGAGAGCTACATGAAATATGCTGAAACAAAACTACGAGAGGAGGAGTTGAGAGCTCAAAAGTACCTCGAGCCCAACTGCACGAGTGTTCAATTACTAACAGAGTGTTGTGTAAAAGTCCTGGTGGCGGCCTTCAGGAGTCCCATTCTCGCCGAATGCCCCAGAATGATCAGAGATCATCAAACAACAAAGCTTCGACTGATGTTGAAACTAATGGATCGAGTGGCTGATGGTGTGGGACCTATGTTAAAAGATCTTGAGGATCACATATCGAGTGCTGGTCTCGCTGATATGATGGCAGCTGTTGACGTAATTACTCAagattcagaaaaatatgtcGAACGTCTGCTAGAACTCTTCAGGAGATTTTCGGCACTTGTGAAAGAGGCTTTCGATGATGATCCGAGATTTTTAACTGTTCGTGATAAAGCTTACAAACTCGTTGTCAATGATTCCACAGTTTTCCGACTAGAGTTACCCTCGAAGAGCTCCGGCTCATCCGTTGCATTTGGTACTAAaccaaacaataataataatggtcAACCGGAGTCAAAGTGCCCGGAATTGTTGGCTAATTACTGTGATATGCTTCTCAGGAAGACACCACTTAGTAAAAAACTTACGTCTGATGAGATTGAGAGTAAACTTCGTGATGTACTTCTGGTGTTGAAATATGTGCAGAACAAGGATGTTTTCATGCGTTATCATAAGGCCCATTTAACGAGAAGATTGATACTGGATATGTCTGCTGATTCTGAGAAGGAGGAGAACATGGTGGAGTGGCTGAGGGAAGTGGGAATGCCAGCTGATTATGTCAATAAACTCGCGCGAATGTTTCAGGATATAAAGGTATCTCAGGATCTCAATCAACAGTTTAAAGAGCAGTGCAGAGCTACCATTGCTGACAGCATTAATATCAAAATACTGAATGCTGGGGCGTGGGCTAGGAGCAATGAGAGGGTCACTGTCAGTTTACCCCTTCAATTGGAAGATTACATACCGGAGGTGGAGGAGTTTTACAAGAAGAAACACAGTGGTAGGAAATTACAGTGGTACCATCACATGTCCAATGGCACCATCACTTTTGCTAATCAAGTGGGGAGATTTGATGTCGATGTGACGACCTTTCAAATGGCTGTTCTCTTCGCCTGGAATCAACGACCACTCGAAAGAATATCGTATGAGAATCTGAGATTAGCGACGGAATTGCCGGATCCTGAATTGAGGAGGACTTTATGGTCGTTGTGTGCATTTCCCAAGCTCAAGAGACAGCTGATTTTAGTGGATCCACCTGCCTGCAGCCCTAAGGATTTTACTCATGATACTCGGTGCTGGGTGAATCAGGAATTTGCTATTGTGTAAGTTTTTTCAGCTGTTCTTCGTCTTTGGTTTCGAatggaagttgatattggcTCTAAAAATTCCGTATCAACTGTGAATAGAATTTGAATTCTTTCGTAAtagtattaattatttctcagCAAAAATGGAAAGCTCCAGAAACGAGGGAAGATCAATCTCATTGGGAGACTGCAATTGTCAACTGAACGCAGTAAAGAGGAGGATAACCAGTGCATCGTACAGCTGAGAATATTAAGGGTTCAGGTGAAGTATTTGATGATCAGAAATCAGTCAATCTATAGTGTTGTTTGTACCAAATTAATCGAATTCAATGTTTGAATTTCTCTACTCAACAGGAGGCGATAATAAAAATCCTGAAGATGCGGAAAACCATAAATAATGCCCAACTCCAGACAGAATTGATCGACATTCTGAAGAATATGTTTTTAcccagtaaaaaaatgattaaagaaCAAATTGAGTGGCTGATAGAGCACAAATACATAAAACGACATGATGACGATATAAATACATTCGTCTATGTGGCATAACCCGAGATCTCGACATTGTGTATGTTCCTCTTCCGTTTCATCAATTGATGTCATgtatatttttataacaaatcCTAAGAtttctaccattttttttttcattaccaatgaagagaaaatcaagagtaatagaaaataaaaaccgatgagaataaattaaatttataataaactgATGGCCTAGGGAATAACAATTTGACACAGAAATCATGTTATTATTGGACAGTTTAAAGCTCTCAAAATGTCTTcgaagaaaatataaatattaaaagtaAATAGTTTAGTGTCCAATGGATGAAGTCTGATAGGGAATATCTTGTATAAAGCcttcaataatatttcaatgatttaattaAGCGTGTAACGTGTACAAGTTTAAACATCATTGATTAAACAGaataacatttttcaaattttggttTTCAAATGTCTTATTATTGACTCGATACATCCTTTGTATTTCTTTATCcatttaggtttgatttttgggatgcttaattttttttatacatatCTTTAGTTAAACCACCTAGGCCAGTACACATGATTGGCGTCTGAGCATCAAAGCACATCGTAAATGATAAACTTCATCGTTTAAGTACTCCGTTATTCGAATATTTCTTCTTTGTACTGTCAGATTTACATGATAAGATATAGTTTTACCTGTTTTTTAAGCActcagagagaaatatttttaaaaatctataaaatcAAATAGCCTTACAAAAACAAACAAGTTGTCTAGTAACTTTGGCATCACTATTTGTagtgaattaaataattaacgtTTGATCTGTCTCATGAGATTGTTTCACTTTGATCTTGAActattttattcaacaatataattccaaatttttttgaggatCAACATTTGTTAAATAACGTATCAACTAATAATTCCAAATTTCTTATTTGAGTAAACTGTTCTGACGTTCGTCTTCCTCctgttaatgatttttcatcaattaaacTACGATTATTTATGCACATCTCTCATACATACATGAAATTACACCatcaatttcatatttatattttgaacagTGTCCACACGAATTTTCAtcggggggaaaaaatacaGTTTCTTCCTCTTCATATTTctatatgattatttttcatttaaggATGTACCTGACATCcaggatatatatatatatatattgatcACATGCGTTATTACATCGCGAGTCCATCTTTGATTTTAGTAATCACGTAAATTAAACATTTGAAATGCGACTTCAATcctgatttttctaattttcatttcttgaGAAGATAATTTTTACGTATCATGAAGTCAATTCAATCATTAATAGTAAATAATGCCATTAGCAATATCAATTTCGTATTTTTCTGAGATTGAGAGTTGTCGATCGATGAGAAATCGATTGCCCTTTTTAAATTCGATGTTTAACGAGGCAAATGTGCCTGAAATAATTAGCCTCAAGATTCGTCGCACTTCAgatacatttatttaaaatatttagatCGAAGCAGAAAcgacagattttttttgtcgggGTTTCTCGTTACAGTCCAATATCACTAGTGCCTAAACCATTGAGTAATAGCATATTAATGTCTAATTTCGAGTACCTCTGGTTGTTCACCTCAATCCCCGATTTCACAGTAAAGTAGTTTAGCTCAGCTCTAACATCTATGAAAACACATCTGAAGAtggcaaaatatatttccaacgaGAAAAGACGCTGAACACAGaggataaaatttcattggtaGACCTGGTGAATTGGTTttaacatttcattgaatgtcTATAAACTTTGgtcgattttattgaaaaattccgcaaatttttttcttaatagaAAGGTCAATGGGTTCAtcgtgttatttttttcattcgatttctTTCATGATCACGATACAGTAGCGAAGcggtaaaataatttccactgATCAGGAACTCTAAATCGCGCACAATGGGAGTGAGATTTTCTATGCATCAAAGATCGATTATGGATGTCTAAGAACGaataattactgaaaaataattggttactaatgaatttgatttgaaaattCCTATTAATCTAGAAGAAACATGATATTGATGACTACGACCAGAGAATGAATATAATGGCATTTACtaatattttaaattcgaCTCCAACATAGCCCATTTCTTTCATCTTAATACGAAAAATTTCCTCCATTCATGTAAAGTAGACAGACAAACTATccttaaacaattaaaaatatatttttctttctttcaaaaatattttttagaatattttacaTGAATGGCaatgtttttaattgaaaaaaaaaatcaaaaattcatgTGGACATACGTAATCGATCTCCAATGTATAAAAAATCTTAATCAAGTAGCCTGCGACTTCAAAAACTTATAGTCCCAGTATTCTCTTCAACccattttccatatttttttcccaaaaatctGGTAAAATTATATTGCACAGAATTCACTgggtttttcaataaaattttttcgtatatcaAGTAACGAGAATACGTACTCGTGGGTACATTCAGATATAGAACGAACGAATCAGTTGTGGAGTGAAATAACGAGATAATTCCTAGTGGCTTCACCTAATTATTTCACTTCAGCGCTAAAATACAGAACAGCGAGCTTGCATTTAACATGTTAATTGCCCCTTTTCTCTATAagtatttatataattttgaattaGATTATTTCTCCACAGCGAATGTAAATGAAACATGCGTACAGTAACATGTATGAAGCTTTTGAGATCACAATtgaaattgtaaattaaaCAGTTTGCATGACACGTATTATCTCTTTATACCTGGTCGTGATATATTTCCGGGGTTCTTCGGAATACCTTAAATAGGATTATTATCCCTTTCTCATGAtgtttttttcgtgtttttcatCTGGATGGATTCAATCGATATTATTTGCCATTGACTCTGTTGCAGTTGATCCGAAGAGAATCTAATGTTCAGGACAACGTGTGTGTTGGATGGGGGCATGTCTCTGCGTTGGATTCGTTGTCTCGCAGACGTGAACCACGATGCCGGGCTGACCAGAGCCTCCTGCATGCAACTCGTGTGTTCCTCCTTCGATGAAatcgagaatttaatttttttttcattccattcaaTTGTTCTTTGATAGATTAAAAACGATGAATTTCACAGtcaatttattgtttatcGTCAAGGTAAAATGATCATGACCATACGGTTTTTACTGTTTTTCTCAGCAATACTTACCTGGAGATAAATTTGCAATGGCAGCCAGTAAATCCTGATTAACTAAGGGTTCGCCTTCCTCTTTGGGCTGCCATCCAATGGGGGGAGACGCTGGAGGGGATATTAGGAACTGTTTTGTCAGGGCTGGCGGCTGGAGGTGCCGATCTTCTACGTCTAAagatcatttaatttttttattactttagTGGCTCAAACATGGATTTTATATCCATTGCAAAGTCATTGGAATGGAAGAATTTATAGATGTTATTGTACCTATTGGCGTCACTGGCTGGgcaaaataacaatttatatCAGTTTCCCCATGACGGGTTTGATGCAATTGTATTCGAGCGTGAGCAGCGGCACTGGGTGAGTTATA
This DNA window, taken from Diachasmimorpha longicaudata isolate KC_UGA_2023 chromosome 8, iyDiaLong2, whole genome shotgun sequence, encodes the following:
- the Cul5 gene encoding cullin-5 isoform X1, with amino-acid sequence MAALLKDRGQIPFEEKWPSMRPIILKLLKQEPVTQAEWQDLFYSVHLVCMWDEKGALKMKDALREDIMDFIQQAQQRVLAHQEEQALLKAYIAEWRKFFTQCNYLPTPFRQLESSLAGKTSSSIQKRSQAEESIVKKLMLDSWNQSIFNDIKKRLQDSAMRLVRAERNGEAFDSQLVIGVRESYVNLSANVGDKLQIYRENFEAAYIESTEQFYCVKAPEQLQAYGVESYMKYAETKLREEELRAQKYLEPNCTSVQLLTECCVKVLVAAFRSPILAECPRMIRDHQTTKLRLMLKLMDRVADGVGPMLKDLEDHISSAGLADMMAAVDVITQDSEKYVERLLELFRRFSALVKEAFDDDPRFLTVRDKAYKLVVNDSTVFRLELPSKSSGSSVAFGTKPNNNNNGQPESKCPELLANYCDMLLRKTPLSKKLTSDEIESKLRDVLLVLKYVQNKDVFMRYHKAHLTRRLILDMSADSEKEENMVEWLREVGMPADYVNKLARMFQDIKVSQDLNQQFKEQCRATIADSINIKILNAGAWARSNERVTVSLPLQLEDYIPEVEEFYKKKHSGRKLQWYHHMSNGTITFANQVGRFDVDVTTFQMAVLFAWNQRPLERISYENLRLATELPDPELRRTLWSLCAFPKLKRQLILVDPPACSPKDFTHDTRCWVNQEFAIVKNGKLQKRGKINLIGRLQLSTERSKEEDNQCIVQLRILRVQEAIIKILKMRKTINNAQLQTELIDILKNMFLPSKKMIKEQIEWLIEHKYIKRHDDDINTFVYVA
- the Cul5 gene encoding cullin-5 isoform X2, producing the protein MRPIILKLLKQEPVTQAEWQDLFYSVHLVCMWDEKGALKMKDALREDIMDFIQQAQQRVLAHQEEQALLKAYIAEWRKFFTQCNYLPTPFRQLESSLAGKTSSSIQKRSQAEESIVKKLMLDSWNQSIFNDIKKRLQDSAMRLVRAERNGEAFDSQLVIGVRESYVNLSANVGDKLQIYRENFEAAYIESTEQFYCVKAPEQLQAYGVESYMKYAETKLREEELRAQKYLEPNCTSVQLLTECCVKVLVAAFRSPILAECPRMIRDHQTTKLRLMLKLMDRVADGVGPMLKDLEDHISSAGLADMMAAVDVITQDSEKYVERLLELFRRFSALVKEAFDDDPRFLTVRDKAYKLVVNDSTVFRLELPSKSSGSSVAFGTKPNNNNNGQPESKCPELLANYCDMLLRKTPLSKKLTSDEIESKLRDVLLVLKYVQNKDVFMRYHKAHLTRRLILDMSADSEKEENMVEWLREVGMPADYVNKLARMFQDIKVSQDLNQQFKEQCRATIADSINIKILNAGAWARSNERVTVSLPLQLEDYIPEVEEFYKKKHSGRKLQWYHHMSNGTITFANQVGRFDVDVTTFQMAVLFAWNQRPLERISYENLRLATELPDPELRRTLWSLCAFPKLKRQLILVDPPACSPKDFTHDTRCWVNQEFAIVKNGKLQKRGKINLIGRLQLSTERSKEEDNQCIVQLRILRVQEAIIKILKMRKTINNAQLQTELIDILKNMFLPSKKMIKEQIEWLIEHKYIKRHDDDINTFVYVA
- the Sra gene encoding protein sarah encodes the protein MDEKHESNITDDEEDPENIIINEVDGLPNLHPNFQQLDLDLSDDRSRSDKTVRTLDELVHDEDLPMSVIVTNVDPRVFKCDELKADIEHLFKQFGEEATFQYFKSFRRMRVNYNSPSAAAHARIQLHQTRHGETDINCYFAQPVTPIDVEDRHLQPPALTKQFLISPPASPPIGWQPKEEGEPLVNQDLLAAIANLSPGGTHELHAGGSGQPGIVVHVCETTNPTQRHAPIQHTRCPEH